A DNA window from Helianthus annuus cultivar XRQ/B chromosome 15, HanXRQr2.0-SUNRISE, whole genome shotgun sequence contains the following coding sequences:
- the LOC110900988 gene encoding uncharacterized protein LOC110900988, translating to MKSLMCAKAVLDGSDGRLNVATLNPKPLTMVRFVLKCWVNLRVLYLVSFRLKVDIPVYHGWIIAPQDIETSNAIGSKSYDTLMEDLTDLQIRNMRTLSMNTRDPENHESDEVVKETDTSGGECSGSRIRRDGDWVTFGESTSNEASSSAVNIVRGSAIEMTEIISGSSTSTSNENEDEVGITARQGELIKNFLDNNASQLTVHGLYCLIDGIKDRELCVLFRNDHFSTMFKVGSFNKLCMSFQSLTLLYVV from the exons ATGAAGTCGCTGATGTGTGCGAAGGCGGTACTCGACGGTAGTGATGGGCGCTTGAATGTGGCGACACTGAACCCTAAACCACTGACGATGGTGCGTTTCGTTTTAAAATG TTGGGTTAATTTGAGGGTTTTATATTTGGTTTCATTTAGGTTGAAGGTAGACATTCCCGTATATCACGGTTGGATTATAGCTCCACAG GATATCGAAACTTCAAATGCCATTGGCTCAAAGTCGTATGATACGCTGATGGAGGATCTTACGGATCTACAAATTCGAAATATGAGAACTCTTTCTATGAATACTAGAGATCCTGAGAATCATGAAAGTGATGAAGTAGTGAAAGAAACAGATACGTCGGGTGGTGAGTGTAGCGGATCAAGGATCAGGCGCGATGGTGATTGGGTAACTTTCGGTGAATCAACGTCAAATGAAGCAAGCTCATCTGCAGTTAATATCGTTCGTGGATCAGCGATAGAGATGACGGAAATTATATCCGGTTCTTCAACTTCAACATCTAACGAGAATGAAGATGAGGTTGGAATTACTGCAAGACAAGGGGAACTGATAAAAAACTTTCTCGACAACAATGCGAGTCAGTTAACTGTGCATGG CTTATATTGCTTGATAGACGGTATAAAAGATCGCGAACTTTGTGTGTTATTTCGCAATGATCACTTCAGTACAATGTTCAAGGTTGGTTCTTTCAATAAACTTTGTATGTCATTTCAAAGTCTAACTCTTTTGTATGTTGTCTAA